The Lewinella sp. 4G2 nucleotide sequence CGCAGTGTACCAGTGGTAGCTATCGAGGACGACCCCGACGTTACCGGTGCCGATCATTTCGATGAGTTCCTTTAACTCTCGGCCGGAGGAGAGCCAGGCGAAGCGCCCCTGCTGGCGGACGGCCGTCGTGCCGAGGTATTCTAACCCGAGTTTGATATCGTGGTCCTTCAGGATGCGGGCGGCCTGCCGGAGCCGGTCCGCGTGGAAGCGCATGTTTTCGTTGTAGGTCCGTTCGTCACTGCTGGAAATGAGCCACGTGCCGATGCGGTCCACGCCGATATCCGCCAGGTTTTCGGCGTGGCGGGGCAGTTCGGCGAGTTCCTTTTTGAACTGAGCTTCCGTTTTCCGGAATTCGATGGGTAGGCCGTTAGCACCCCAGCTGATATCGTTCTTCTTGGCCTTTTTGGCGAAGGCCTTTTTCTGCTTCTTGCTCCACCCTTCAAGCCACTGACCGGGAACGCTGAGGGCTTCGTACCCTTCGGCGATGGCGGCATCCAGCAGTTCATCGGCGCCCATACTGTAAATACCGATGGCATCCGCCTTAAGGCTGATCTTGAATTGCCCCTTGTGTGCGGCACTCATGCGTTCATTGGAAGCGCCCTTGGAGGTTCCGGCGGAGAGGGCGGTGGGTATGGCCAGGGAAGCGGCTAAAAAGTTTCGTCTTTGCATGATCGATTAGTCTTGAGGGCTTAAGATAGGAAGTGTGGGTGCCCTAAGAAACCCAGGCTACCGCGACCCAATGATACAATCGATTGAAAATGGGAGGCGGCGCAAATTTTTTTACCGGAGCTACGCGAAGTAGTTATTCCTCGCAAAAATCACCCACAAAATCCAGCACCTTTTCCTTGTACTCATCGGGCCGCCAGATGACGTTGTGGGCGTGCCAGGCGCCCCAGTTCAGCGCGTGGTAGGTCACTAGTTCTTCTGGCGTAGCGTCGGCTATCAGTTTGGACTGGGCCGGGCCGGTCAGGGTGTCCGAATCGGAATGGAAGAGTAACAACGGTACCTCAAGTTTAGCCGCCGCCTTAACGGGGCTGACTTCGTAGAAATCCATATCGTTGCGTGCACTAGCCCAGGCAAATGCTCCTGGGGTAAGAATTTTTAGGCCTTCGCCGTAATCCTTGAGGCCACGCTCCATCACGGCGGTGTACCAATCGGAGAAGGGACTTTCGGCCACGAGCCAGGCGGGTTTGTTCTCGGCGCGCTCGGCGGCGATGATGACGGTGGAGCCGCCCCAGCTTTCGCCGTACCAGCCAATTTGGTCGGTCCGTAGCCCGGTCTTCTCTTCCAGAAAATTGGTGGCCGTGATGAGGTCGTCCGCCTCGTGATCGCCACCGCTACCGTAGGCTTCGTCTGAACTGCCGTGGCCACGGTGATCGTAGAGCAGCATCGCGCAGCCACAGTCGCGGAAGATCGGCGTATACTTCAGCATATTGGCGCGGTTGACGCTGTAGCCGTGGGCGAAGATGATGCCACACTTCACCGTACCGGGCGTGAAGAGCCAGCCCTCCAGGTTAGACCCATCGTAATCACTCGTAAAATTCACTTCTTCTTTACCGGGGAGGGTTTGGACGAGGCTGTCCAGGTCCAGATTCCACCGGTCCATATTCATCTGGTAGACGGTAGCGATGTCCCGGTCCGGCGTATTGAGGATCAGTGTGCTGAAATAGTAGGTCACCCCCGCGTAGAGGATCATTAGAACGGCGGCGGCAATCAGCAGAAATTTCTTCACGGTTTTTGTTGTGTTTCGCTTCCACGGAAATGGAAGATTAAGGTAGGGGAGCGGCTCGCCTACCAGCGTTTATCCTGTTAAACCTTTGGTGCCCACCCAGCGGCGTATTCCCGGCTCCAGAGTGCCATGGCGTCCTCATTTTTGCTGGGTTTGCCGGTAGCAGGGTCGATGTCCAACGCGGCGCCCACCCGTTGGGCGATGTTACCGAGATGGCAGGTGGTTACGCTGACATTGGCGTCTTCGATCGGGCTATTGAGCTTAGCGCTGCCGTTGAGCGTTTGGATGAAGTTGTCGATGTGCCGCGCGTCGAGGGAGCCACCACCGGAGGTACCGAGGTTTACGCTCTTACCGCCTTCTTCCTCCTTGCGGATCTCCTTGCCCCACATGTCGTAAACGATATATCCCTGGCGGTCCATGAGCACACTGCCCTTGGTTCCGTGGATGAGGGAGCCACGTCCGCGGTTCCAGAAGCCCATGCCGTTGCAGCTGCGGCCTTCCCAGTTAATGGTTTTGTCGTCCCCATATTCCATCCCAACGATCTGGGTATCGTAAGCTTCCCAATCGTCATCGTAGTGGTAGCGGCCGCCGGAACTGGTGATTTTGGTGGGATAGTCCACGCCCAAGGCCCAGCGGCACATGTCGATCTCGTGGGTGCCATTGTTGAGGATCTCCCCGGTGCCGTAGCGCCAGAGCCAGTGCCAGTTGTAGTGGACGATGTTGTCCGTATAGTCCTCGCGGGGGGCGGGGCCCTGCCAGAGGTCCCAGTCCAGCCA carries:
- a CDS encoding alpha/beta hydrolase, which translates into the protein MKKFLLIAAAVLMILYAGVTYYFSTLILNTPDRDIATVYQMNMDRWNLDLDSLVQTLPGKEEVNFTSDYDGSNLEGWLFTPGTVKCGIIFAHGYSVNRANMLKYTPIFRDCGCAMLLYDHRGHGSSDEAYGSGGDHEADDLITATNFLEEKTGLRTDQIGWYGESWGGSTVIIAAERAENKPAWLVAESPFSDWYTAVMERGLKDYGEGLKILTPGAFAWASARNDMDFYEVSPVKAAAKLEVPLLLFHSDSDTLTGPAQSKLIADATPEELVTYHALNWGAWHAHNVIWRPDEYKEKVLDFVGDFCEE
- a CDS encoding Gfo/Idh/MocA family oxidoreductase, which translates into the protein MSSRRKFIKSAAVAGAGLGIGMPAISYGNILGANRRINVAVFGTNGRGASLTGTFAGAADCNVIGIGDVDTRAIAKGQMAAMKEGGKLPKGDQDFRRFLDDKSVDAVVIATPDHWHAPMAIMALQAGKHVYVEKPCSHNPAEGDMLVAAQKKYGHYVQMGNQTRSSVTLNKIVAEIHDGLIGKAYAGKAWYANKRDGIGEGKPAPVPDWLDWDLWQGPAPREDYTDNIVHYNWHWLWRYGTGEILNNGTHEIDMCRWALGVDYPTKITSSGGRYHYDDDWEAYDTQIVGMEYGDDKTINWEGRSCNGMGFWNRGRGSLIHGTKGSVLMDRQGYIVYDMWGKEIRKEEEGGKSVNLGTSGGGSLDARHIDNFIQTLNGSAKLNSPIEDANVSVTTCHLGNIAQRVGAALDIDPATGKPSKNEDAMALWSREYAAGWAPKV
- a CDS encoding sugar phosphate isomerase/epimerase, with protein sequence MQRRNFLAASLAIPTALSAGTSKGASNERMSAAHKGQFKISLKADAIGIYSMGADELLDAAIAEGYEALSVPGQWLEGWSKKQKKAFAKKAKKNDISWGANGLPIEFRKTEAQFKKELAELPRHAENLADIGVDRIGTWLISSSDERTYNENMRFHADRLRQAARILKDHDIKLGLEYLGTTAVRQQGRFAWLSSGRELKELIEMIGTGNVGVVLDSYHWYTAQEGVDDLKIWKNEDIIAVDLNDANDQLTLHQQTDVARELPGATGVIDLDAFLQTLVEIGYDGPLRAEPFSKTLNQMGPDLAIKATHRAMMASVNKALG